A stretch of the Archangium violaceum genome encodes the following:
- a CDS encoding protein kinase domain-containing protein, protein MARKSPEALQSTSTLIRGGTEAEPLLPGPVPPPSPGRAFAGGTKVAGRYQVMRFLSRGGMGEVYAAEDLSLHEPVALKTIRPELAATPEALLRFKRELRLARRVTHANVCRVFDIGEHEVVPVEGGPSYRIVFLTMELLAGRTLHAQLSRHGRMPPEQVLRLAEQMAGALDAAHAAQIIHRDFKPGNVMLVPAPPMAGGLRAVVTDFGLARGELLEGDGSASKDGHVVGSPFYMSPEQLEGLPLSPASDIYAFGLVLFEMVTGRRPFVAETPMAASLLRLRQAPPSPRELVPELAPFWEEALLRCLARQPEARFATASEAVAALRGGAPTPAPVTPTSSRRRSPLKSTTATSTAGTPSVARRVVAVLAPRNLMARAELAWLSTALAELLSAELAMGEQLRLLPGEGVVQMRRDLLLPEEEGFAEATLQRIRAHSGVDLVLTGAYLVQGREEDARLRLNLRLQEATTGETLAHLTEVGAERELLELVSRVGTALRKRLGLAPLTTEQAHGVRSAMPGEPEAARLYAEGLAALRGHDAASAVERFERVVAREPAFAPAHSALAAALQQLYQEEAAKEAARRAFELSASLSREERLLVSARHHEAHSEWPRAIEAYRTLFEFFPDNVEYGTALVFAQLSAGQNREAQSTLEALRRLPPPLGADARIELAAAVATSATADFISSRRHAETAVSRSLRASQGQLAASALIMEAYAARNLGEPRRAVELLEESEELFLASGDRGGAARSMLVHAMALIDMGRLLEAERVFVSAIQAAREIKGASLEAEALLCSGGLSCRLGELSEGLRRASRAVELYRQRGRLSDMNSSTILKGSVRRLMGALDEGKRLLEEGSHAAQVLFEDGYTEAWGRYELGCLLMELGELVQARRQLERALELRRARGLGAFVAETELGLACLSLEEGRPQEALAVVESALSAYAALKSLDGEGHSHAVKARALMALGKPVAARESLEHARALAGGSEDVFIAAEVVLTGASLLSRDGGPSEREDAARQLQALAARAARAGMKRVALEARLLQVELRRDTKAAAARKVLLSIRQEANQLGYRGLLQRANALLGEDGFPPGRVPATGRRGPPGKQ, encoded by the coding sequence ATGGCGCGCAAATCCCCCGAGGCGCTGCAGAGCACGAGCACGTTGATTCGGGGTGGTACGGAGGCGGAGCCCCTGCTTCCGGGCCCGGTCCCCCCTCCCTCTCCAGGACGAGCGTTCGCCGGGGGAACGAAGGTCGCCGGACGCTACCAGGTGATGCGTTTCCTCTCACGGGGGGGCATGGGCGAGGTGTACGCGGCGGAGGATCTCTCGCTTCACGAGCCCGTGGCGCTCAAGACGATTCGTCCGGAGCTGGCCGCCACGCCGGAGGCACTCCTGCGCTTCAAGCGCGAGCTGCGGCTGGCGCGCCGGGTGACGCATGCCAACGTCTGCCGTGTCTTCGATATCGGAGAGCACGAGGTCGTCCCGGTGGAGGGAGGGCCGTCATACCGGATCGTCTTCCTCACCATGGAGCTGCTCGCGGGGCGGACGCTCCATGCGCAGCTCTCCCGTCACGGGAGGATGCCGCCGGAGCAGGTGCTGCGGCTGGCCGAGCAGATGGCGGGCGCGCTCGATGCGGCGCATGCCGCGCAGATCATCCACCGCGACTTCAAACCCGGCAATGTGATGCTGGTGCCCGCGCCGCCGATGGCGGGGGGCTTGCGCGCGGTGGTGACCGACTTCGGCCTGGCCCGTGGTGAGCTGCTCGAGGGAGACGGCTCGGCATCGAAGGATGGCCATGTCGTCGGCAGTCCCTTCTACATGTCCCCGGAGCAGCTGGAGGGCCTGCCGCTGTCGCCTGCCTCCGACATCTATGCCTTCGGGTTGGTGCTCTTCGAGATGGTGACGGGACGGCGGCCCTTCGTGGCGGAGACGCCGATGGCCGCCTCCCTGCTGCGGCTGCGCCAGGCGCCCCCTTCTCCGCGCGAGCTGGTACCGGAGCTGGCTCCTTTCTGGGAGGAGGCGCTCCTGCGCTGTCTGGCTCGCCAGCCGGAGGCGCGGTTCGCCACCGCGTCCGAGGCCGTCGCCGCGCTGCGCGGCGGAGCGCCCACCCCGGCCCCCGTGACCCCTACTTCGTCCAGGAGGCGCTCTCCCTTGAAGTCCACGACGGCGACGTCGACCGCGGGGACACCGTCGGTGGCACGGCGGGTGGTGGCGGTGCTCGCTCCACGCAACCTGATGGCCAGGGCCGAATTGGCCTGGTTGTCCACCGCCCTGGCGGAGCTGCTCTCCGCGGAGCTGGCCATGGGGGAACAGCTCCGCCTGCTTCCCGGGGAAGGCGTCGTGCAGATGCGCCGGGATCTCCTCCTTCCAGAGGAAGAGGGCTTCGCGGAAGCCACGCTGCAGCGCATCCGCGCGCACTCGGGCGTGGACCTGGTGCTCACCGGGGCCTACCTCGTGCAGGGGCGCGAGGAGGACGCGCGGCTGCGGTTGAACCTGCGTCTGCAGGAGGCCACCACGGGCGAGACGCTGGCCCACCTGACGGAGGTGGGCGCGGAGCGGGAGTTGTTGGAGCTCGTCTCGCGCGTGGGCACCGCGCTACGAAAGCGTCTGGGTCTGGCGCCGCTGACCACCGAGCAGGCCCACGGCGTGCGCAGCGCGATGCCTGGAGAGCCCGAGGCCGCACGGCTCTACGCCGAGGGGCTCGCCGCCCTGCGCGGCCATGACGCGGCCTCCGCCGTGGAGCGCTTCGAACGCGTGGTGGCGCGGGAGCCTGCCTTCGCCCCCGCCCACTCGGCGCTGGCCGCCGCCCTCCAGCAGCTCTACCAGGAGGAGGCGGCGAAGGAGGCAGCGCGCCGGGCCTTCGAGCTATCCGCGAGCCTCTCACGAGAGGAGCGCCTCCTGGTCTCGGCTCGCCACCACGAGGCCCATTCCGAGTGGCCTCGAGCCATCGAGGCGTACCGGACACTCTTCGAGTTCTTTCCGGACAACGTGGAGTACGGCACCGCGCTGGTATTCGCGCAGCTGTCCGCGGGGCAGAACCGGGAGGCCCAGTCCACCCTGGAGGCGTTGCGCCGGCTCCCGCCCCCCCTGGGGGCGGATGCGCGAATAGAGCTGGCCGCGGCGGTGGCCACGAGCGCGACCGCTGACTTCATCTCCTCCCGGCGGCACGCGGAGACGGCGGTGTCCCGCTCCCTCAGGGCCAGCCAGGGCCAGCTCGCCGCTTCCGCGCTCATCATGGAGGCCTACGCGGCGCGCAACCTCGGAGAGCCCCGGCGCGCCGTCGAGCTGCTGGAGGAGTCGGAGGAGCTCTTCCTGGCGAGTGGAGACAGGGGAGGCGCGGCACGCTCGATGCTCGTGCACGCCATGGCGCTCATCGACATGGGGCGGCTGCTCGAGGCCGAGCGCGTGTTCGTCTCCGCCATCCAGGCGGCCCGGGAAATCAAGGGCGCTTCGCTCGAGGCCGAAGCCCTCCTGTGCTCCGGGGGGCTGAGCTGCCGTCTGGGCGAGCTCTCCGAGGGCCTGAGGCGTGCGAGCAGGGCCGTGGAGCTCTACCGGCAGCGCGGGCGGCTCTCCGACATGAACTCCAGCACCATCCTGAAGGGCTCCGTGCGGCGGCTCATGGGGGCGCTGGACGAGGGGAAGCGTCTGCTCGAGGAGGGGAGTCATGCGGCCCAGGTGCTCTTCGAGGATGGCTATACCGAGGCCTGGGGCCGCTACGAGCTGGGCTGTCTGCTGATGGAGTTGGGAGAGCTGGTGCAGGCACGCCGTCAGCTGGAGCGCGCGCTGGAGTTGCGGCGGGCGCGAGGCCTGGGCGCCTTCGTGGCCGAGACCGAGCTGGGCCTGGCATGTCTGTCCCTGGAAGAGGGGCGGCCCCAGGAGGCGCTCGCGGTAGTGGAATCCGCGCTGTCGGCCTATGCGGCGCTGAAGAGCCTGGACGGGGAAGGCCACTCGCACGCGGTGAAGGCCCGGGCGCTGATGGCCCTGGGGAAGCCCGTGGCGGCGCGTGAGTCCCTGGAGCACGCCCGGGCGCTCGCGGGTGGCAGCGAGGACGTGTTCATCGCGGCGGAGGTCGTGCTCACGGGCGCGTCCCTGTTGTCGAGGGATGGAGGACCCTCGGAGCGGGAGGACGCGGCGCGGCAGCTCCAGGCGCTCGCGGCGCGGGCGGCTCGCGCCGGCATGAAGCGGGTGGCGCTCGAGGCGCGGCTCCTCCAGGTGGAGCTTCGCCGCGACACGAAGGCCGCGGCGGCGCGCAAGGTCCTGCTGTCGATCCGGCAAGAGGCGAACCAGCTTGGCTACCGGGGTCTGCTCCAGCGAGCCAATGCCTTGCTCGGAGAGGACGGATTTCCTCCTGGCCGCGTGCCGGCGACGGGACGACGCGGCCCACCCGGAAAGCAATAG
- a CDS encoding immunity 52 family protein, protein MKETFYAGVYWQGRKESADECARRAEIFFRLLSQCDPIYTRWFEQANSLKKALQLQFEPTHETFLRFFKSRKYNEGAFGFGFGAWTGHEEDGHGGAVLLSCGSGVVPPPNSCLLDLPYAGPEEERVLTAPVLTGVMRAMVLAWEPDWGGVISHAYQDMRDEPVGHPRTGWLMYLSRPRGEIPPLPAPVRVEPVEDKGALLILTPERFSVDNPAHVALADQVRGLLDRAGLLRDFSDSFSAKM, encoded by the coding sequence GTGAAAGAGACCTTCTACGCAGGTGTTTATTGGCAAGGCCGCAAGGAGTCGGCTGACGAGTGCGCACGGCGCGCGGAGATCTTCTTTCGCCTCCTTTCGCAGTGCGATCCCATCTACACCCGCTGGTTCGAACAAGCGAACTCGCTCAAGAAAGCGCTCCAGCTTCAGTTCGAGCCCACCCATGAAACGTTCCTGCGCTTCTTCAAGAGTAGGAAGTACAACGAAGGCGCGTTCGGGTTCGGCTTTGGTGCTTGGACGGGGCACGAGGAGGACGGGCACGGTGGCGCAGTGCTGCTCAGTTGTGGCTCCGGCGTTGTTCCTCCTCCGAACTCTTGTCTTCTCGACCTGCCCTATGCGGGACCTGAAGAGGAGCGCGTACTGACTGCACCTGTTTTGACCGGGGTGATGCGCGCCATGGTACTGGCTTGGGAACCGGACTGGGGCGGTGTCATCTCGCACGCCTACCAGGACATGCGTGATGAGCCCGTCGGCCACCCGCGCACGGGCTGGTTGATGTACCTCTCGAGGCCTCGGGGAGAGATTCCTCCTTTGCCCGCCCCTGTACGCGTCGAGCCCGTGGAGGACAAGGGGGCGCTCCTCATCCTCACACCGGAGCGCTTCTCGGTTGACAATCCGGCTCACGTGGCCCTGGCCGATCAGGTTCGCGGTTTGCTCGACCGGGCGGGCTTGTTGAGGGATTTCAGCGATTCGTTCTCAGCGAAGATGTGA
- a CDS encoding GFA family protein, whose product MPVPFTGGCACGAIRYEGSAAPIAVLNCHCRDCQRSSGTGSSTVAIVPTDSLRLLRGTPRQYMSKADSGSEVKREFCAECGTPLFAGGGIPSQFIAIKVGSLDDPSGFAPMLDIWTQSAQPWDVMNPALPKFPKNLPPR is encoded by the coding sequence GTGCCTGTTCCCTTCACCGGAGGCTGCGCCTGTGGGGCCATTCGTTATGAGGGCTCCGCCGCGCCCATCGCCGTGCTCAACTGCCACTGCCGCGACTGTCAGCGCTCCAGCGGTACGGGGTCGTCCACGGTGGCCATCGTCCCCACGGATTCGCTGCGCCTGCTGCGCGGTACTCCCAGGCAGTATATGTCGAAGGCGGACAGTGGCAGCGAGGTGAAGCGGGAGTTCTGCGCGGAGTGTGGTACCCCTCTGTTCGCGGGCGGCGGCATCCCGTCGCAATTCATCGCCATCAAGGTCGGCAGCCTCGATGATCCCAGTGGGTTCGCGCCGATGCTCGACATCTGGACACAGAGTGCCCAGCCCTGGGACGTGATGAACCCCGCGCTGCCGAAGTTCCCGAAGAACCTCCCGCCCCGCTGA
- a CDS encoding Tox-REase-5 domain-containing protein: MPLLSSGVQARGGGALPVLLAMVVLGVLAGCATGVPRGDLVSGWGHSSLTPSFFRSAEGQRPTVGSNAAFAPEDASPSDEDDDPEDDVDEEALAPGTMAGEPEAPSTHWRARRPDAGEDASLEDRGEGEVGWRDGVGDGRPSPVPISLDYFQGLLAHAGVPEEELPVDGRTLSPEQALGLLPHVLNTEVTLGDFARRRMAAHLLLEVATGERPVTREELHARMDRFHRLRVLRPDGYLVRPVTGEAVQKAGEVRLAEDGTLRAGRYEVGPFYAVEDGQLWPVDTGLEVPRGARPLGPYVPDDGVLLPALEGAGLALGDTVHGLVRSFVHPVDTLEGLTRVPGAVRELVQNAPEYWESFRHKPRGEQARAISRLTTHVLLTVGTAGEGAVAAASWGDKLSRLSVPLLSLTGKGELALRLVAVPGRVVTVAGGALSATYVLNTAAVGVAAAGGGPSWTPPVGGPGQWVPKNEHMSERSRRFQHKVTKAPKGWVYRVVRNGEQADFDGRDPVTGVLLETKGMGYDKHFDVDLEPKGYFRGANRIVRQAARQLRVANGVPIRWNVAEPRMVDILKKLFNQNDIKGIDVVYTPP; the protein is encoded by the coding sequence ATGCCCCTGCTGTCCTCGGGTGTCCAGGCGCGCGGTGGTGGGGCTCTTCCCGTGCTGCTGGCCATGGTGGTCCTGGGCGTGTTGGCCGGGTGCGCCACGGGTGTGCCACGGGGGGACCTGGTGTCGGGCTGGGGCCACTCCTCCCTGACGCCGTCCTTCTTCCGGAGCGCGGAAGGGCAGCGGCCCACGGTGGGCTCCAACGCGGCCTTCGCGCCGGAGGACGCGAGTCCGAGCGACGAGGACGACGACCCGGAGGACGACGTCGACGAGGAGGCGCTCGCTCCCGGAACGATGGCGGGTGAGCCCGAGGCTCCGTCGACTCACTGGAGGGCGCGCCGCCCGGACGCCGGAGAGGACGCGTCGCTGGAGGACAGGGGCGAGGGCGAGGTGGGCTGGCGTGACGGAGTGGGGGATGGGCGCCCTTCTCCCGTGCCCATCAGCCTCGACTACTTCCAGGGCCTCCTGGCGCACGCGGGCGTGCCCGAGGAGGAGCTGCCGGTGGACGGGCGCACCCTGTCTCCCGAGCAGGCCCTGGGGTTGCTGCCGCACGTGTTGAACACGGAGGTGACGCTGGGGGATTTCGCCCGGCGGCGAATGGCGGCGCACCTGCTGTTGGAGGTGGCCACGGGCGAGAGGCCGGTGACGCGCGAGGAGCTCCACGCTCGCATGGACCGCTTCCACCGGCTGCGGGTGCTGAGGCCGGACGGCTACCTGGTGCGGCCCGTGACAGGCGAGGCCGTGCAGAAGGCGGGCGAGGTGCGGCTGGCGGAGGACGGCACCCTGCGCGCGGGCCGCTACGAGGTGGGCCCCTTCTACGCCGTGGAGGACGGGCAGTTGTGGCCGGTGGACACGGGGCTGGAGGTGCCACGAGGGGCGCGGCCACTCGGCCCGTATGTACCGGACGACGGCGTGCTGTTGCCGGCGTTGGAGGGAGCGGGGCTGGCGCTGGGTGACACGGTGCACGGGCTCGTCCGGTCCTTCGTCCACCCCGTGGACACACTGGAGGGCCTCACCCGGGTGCCGGGGGCCGTGCGCGAGCTCGTCCAGAACGCGCCCGAGTACTGGGAGTCCTTCCGCCACAAGCCACGAGGCGAGCAGGCGCGGGCCATTTCGCGCCTCACCACGCACGTGCTGTTGACGGTGGGAACCGCGGGAGAGGGGGCGGTCGCGGCGGCCTCGTGGGGCGACAAGCTGAGCCGGCTCTCGGTGCCCCTCTTGTCACTGACGGGAAAGGGCGAGCTGGCGCTGCGGCTGGTGGCGGTGCCCGGGAGGGTCGTCACCGTGGCGGGAGGGGCGCTCAGCGCCACGTACGTGCTGAACACGGCTGCGGTGGGCGTGGCGGCGGCGGGCGGCGGCCCCTCCTGGACGCCACCCGTGGGAGGGCCGGGCCAGTGGGTGCCCAAGAACGAGCACATGTCCGAGCGCTCGCGCAGGTTCCAGCACAAGGTGACGAAGGCGCCCAAGGGCTGGGTGTACCGCGTCGTCCGCAATGGCGAACAGGCGGACTTCGACGGCCGAGACCCGGTGACGGGTGTTCTACTGGAAACCAAGGGGATGGGCTACGACAAGCACTTCGACGTGGACCTCGAGCCCAAGGGTTATTTCAGAGGCGCAAATCGAATCGTCAGGCAGGCTGCGCGGCAGCTCAGGGTGGCCAATGGAGTTCCCATCCGCTGGAATGTGGCGGAGCCCAGGATGGTGGATATTCTCAAGAAGCTCTTCAATCAGAATGACATCAAGGGCATTGACGTGGTCTACACGCCGCCGTAG
- a CDS encoding ion transporter — protein sequence MERHEAGGVNPRWSAAWNLLMVVLAVASFGVILWVELEGIAWPDPRFQVLAVVDLFFVLLFLGDFLVGWARAEDRKGWWKKHWYELPGLVPLYFEAFAFLRIAQVLRLARVLRLLRALTALRRLRGLAFVDVLINRNKLGHTLVISAAVVLSLASVVWLLERDTNPALSHFGDALWWAIVTTTTVGYGDITPQTGLARLVATVLMLMGIGLIGVVASSISTAIIAVGGASPEDAPAQQPGLAAELERLAALKERGHLTDEEFSAAKRKLLS from the coding sequence ATGGAAAGGCATGAGGCGGGGGGAGTCAATCCACGCTGGAGCGCCGCGTGGAACCTGTTGATGGTGGTGCTGGCGGTGGCCAGCTTCGGGGTCATCCTGTGGGTCGAGTTGGAGGGCATCGCCTGGCCGGACCCACGCTTCCAGGTGCTCGCGGTGGTGGATCTGTTCTTCGTCCTGCTCTTCCTCGGGGACTTCCTGGTGGGATGGGCGCGGGCGGAGGACCGCAAGGGCTGGTGGAAGAAGCACTGGTACGAGCTCCCGGGCCTCGTGCCGCTCTACTTCGAGGCGTTCGCCTTCCTGCGCATCGCCCAGGTGCTGCGGCTGGCGCGGGTGCTGCGGCTGCTGCGGGCCCTCACCGCGCTCCGGCGCCTGCGCGGGCTGGCCTTCGTGGACGTGCTCATCAACCGCAACAAGCTGGGGCACACGCTGGTCATCTCCGCGGCGGTGGTGCTGAGCCTGGCCTCGGTCGTGTGGCTGCTGGAGCGTGACACCAACCCGGCGCTCAGCCACTTCGGTGACGCGCTCTGGTGGGCCATCGTCACCACCACGACGGTGGGCTACGGCGATATCACCCCCCAGACGGGTCTGGCCCGGCTCGTCGCAACGGTGCTGATGCTGATGGGCATCGGGCTGATTGGCGTGGTGGCCTCCAGCATCAGCACGGCCATCATCGCGGTGGGAGGTGCGTCGCCCGAGGATGCGCCAGCCCAGCAGCCCGGTCTGGCCGCTGAGCTGGAGCGGCTCGCGGCGTTGAAGGAGCGGGGCCACCTGACCGACGAGGAGTTCTCGGCGGCCAAGCGCAAGCTGCTGAGCTGA
- a CDS encoding RCC1 domain-containing protein, which translates to MRISTPWWMTRLLGVWLGVLLVAGCGQPRAGGVSEEPEELDSSLLGTWAQARVSAGMYHSLVVRLDGTVWAAGANSDGQLGDGTTTWRHVPVRVQGLRGVAAVAAGIRHSLALRYDGTVWAWGYNAFGQLGNGTTSNSSEPVLVQGLKGVTAVSAGGHHALALDAKGFLWSWGFNSYGQLGHGHPGRAPTPVLSLLY; encoded by the coding sequence ATGCGAATCAGCACGCCGTGGTGGATGACCAGGCTGTTGGGAGTCTGGCTTGGAGTCTTGCTGGTGGCTGGCTGTGGGCAGCCGCGGGCTGGCGGCGTTTCAGAAGAGCCGGAGGAGCTGGACTCCTCGCTGCTGGGGACGTGGGCCCAGGCCCGTGTCTCGGCGGGAATGTATCATTCCCTGGTGGTGCGCCTGGATGGGACGGTCTGGGCGGCGGGTGCCAACTCCGACGGCCAATTGGGGGATGGGACCACGACCTGGCGCCACGTACCGGTGCGGGTGCAAGGGTTGAGAGGAGTTGCGGCCGTGGCCGCGGGCATCAGGCACTCGCTGGCGCTGCGCTACGACGGCACCGTGTGGGCCTGGGGCTACAACGCCTTCGGTCAGCTGGGGAATGGGACCACGAGCAACAGCTCCGAGCCGGTGTTGGTGCAAGGGTTGAAGGGGGTGACGGCCGTGAGCGCTGGCGGTCACCACGCGCTGGCGCTGGATGCCAAGGGCTTCCTGTGGTCCTGGGGATTCAACAGCTACGGCCAGCTGGGCCATGGCCATCCCGGGAGAGCACCCACCCCCGTTCTCTCCCTGCTGTATTGA
- a CDS encoding Imm52 family immunity protein, with the protein MSDTHDAGVYWPVLKESVEECARRARPSQQLRDQPVGIPHMGWLMYFSHRQGEVPPQPEPVRIEPVEDKGTLVILTPERFTVHDPAHVALADQVRSSLDRAGLLKDFSASSPASS; encoded by the coding sequence ATGAGCGATACCCACGATGCAGGAGTCTATTGGCCAGTTCTCAAGGAGTCGGTCGAGGAGTGTGCGCGTCGCGCGAGACCTTCTCAACAACTGAGGGACCAACCCGTAGGCATCCCCCACATGGGATGGCTGATGTACTTCTCGCATCGACAGGGAGAAGTGCCACCCCAGCCCGAGCCCGTGCGCATCGAGCCAGTGGAGGACAAGGGAACGCTCGTCATCCTCACTCCAGAGCGGTTCACCGTGCACGACCCGGCACACGTTGCCCTGGCTGACCAGGTGCGGTCATCGCTCGATAGGGCGGGGCTCCTGAAGGATTTCAGTGCCTCTTCGCCCGCCAGTAGTTGA
- a CDS encoding immunity 52 family protein, producing the protein MKETFYAGVYWPGRKEPAEECARRAETFFRLLSRCDPIYARWFEQADSRKKALQLQFEPSHEAFLRFFKRRKYNEGAFGFSFSAWTGHEENGRGGMVMLSCGSDVVPPPNSCLLYLPKVEPEAGRVLTASVLIELMRAMVLAWEPDWGGVMSNAYQELRNNPVGCPRTGWLMYLSHRRGQVPTLPAPVRVEPVEDKGSLIILTPERFTVSNSDHVNLADQVRALLEQAGLMKESSDYGPIPT; encoded by the coding sequence ATGAAAGAGACCTTCTACGCAGGTGTTTATTGGCCAGGTCGCAAGGAGCCGGCTGAGGAGTGCGCACGGCGCGCGGAGACCTTCTTCCGTCTTCTCTCTAGATGTGATCCCATCTACGCCCGTTGGTTCGAACAGGCGGACTCGCGCAAGAAGGCGCTTCAGCTCCAGTTCGAGCCCTCTCATGAAGCGTTCCTCCGCTTTTTCAAGCGTAGGAAGTACAATGAAGGCGCGTTCGGGTTCAGCTTCAGTGCTTGGACGGGACACGAAGAGAATGGGCGCGGCGGTATGGTGATGCTCAGTTGTGGCTCTGACGTTGTGCCTCCACCCAATTCTTGTCTTCTCTATCTGCCGAAAGTGGAACCTGAAGCGGGGCGGGTCCTCACCGCGTCGGTGTTGATTGAGCTGATGCGAGCCATGGTACTGGCTTGGGAACCCGACTGGGGAGGCGTCATGTCGAACGCCTATCAGGAGCTGCGAAACAACCCAGTGGGCTGCCCTCGCACGGGTTGGCTCATGTACCTCTCCCATCGCCGAGGACAGGTGCCGACCCTTCCTGCGCCCGTACGTGTCGAGCCGGTAGAGGACAAGGGTTCGCTCATCATCCTTACTCCCGAGCGATTCACCGTCAGCAATTCCGATCATGTCAATCTCGCCGATCAGGTGCGCGCGTTGCTCGAGCAGGCGGGCCTGATGAAGGAGTCCAGCGATTACGGCCCCATTCCAACATAA
- a CDS encoding metallophosphoesterase family protein → MIPTGTGTYPIEPEAQFSLQHFPTLNLLVLGLNSAWEIDWFFRSRASIHRVALERALNHVRSTPEYSTCLKVAVWHHPLVGAEADRITDHGFLERLAVAGFRIALHGHIHKAEKTDFHYDLSPGGRGLDIVSAGTFGAPTREWRQGVPLQYNLLRFEPGRVMVETRRREEPNGAWKPDARWTQGAGKDPLPRYFIKLT, encoded by the coding sequence ATGATCCCTACCGGAACAGGCACTTATCCGATTGAGCCAGAGGCCCAGTTCAGCCTGCAACACTTCCCGACCCTCAACCTCCTGGTTCTCGGCCTCAACTCCGCGTGGGAGATCGACTGGTTCTTCAGGAGTCGAGCCAGCATCCACAGAGTGGCGCTTGAACGCGCGTTGAACCACGTCCGCAGCACTCCAGAATACAGCACCTGCCTCAAAGTGGCCGTTTGGCACCACCCACTCGTAGGGGCAGAGGCGGATCGAATCACGGATCACGGTTTCCTGGAGCGATTGGCTGTTGCTGGCTTCCGAATCGCGTTGCATGGCCACATCCACAAGGCCGAAAAAACAGATTTCCACTACGACCTCAGCCCAGGCGGCAGAGGCCTCGACATCGTAAGTGCCGGTACCTTTGGCGCGCCCACAAGGGAGTGGCGCCAGGGCGTTCCTCTTCAGTACAACCTGCTCCGCTTCGAACCGGGTCGTGTGATGGTCGAGACCCGCAGGCGCGAAGAACCTAACGGCGCATGGAAGCCCGATGCCCGATGGACACAAGGGGCTGGCAAAGATCCACTTCCCCGCTACTTCATCAAACTGACCTGA
- a CDS encoding serine hydrolase has product MNWLNARIRMVVALLVFALVGSTADAATRQQDIDRLVTKYHQLRQFNGALLVADEKGVILEKGYGQANFEWKVPNTPDTKFRIGSVTKQFTAMLILQLVAEGKLALDDKLTKHLPDYRKDTGDRVTIAQLLNHTSGIPSYTTPAFFQNDSRDPYTVADFVKKFASGDLEFEPGTKWSYNNSGYFLLGAIIEKVTGVTYAQALRQRLFEPLGMKSTGYDVSMEVLPKRASGHQLTPNGYVNAPYLDMSLPYAAGSLYSTVKDLYLWDRALHQHKLLPAPLEQQMFTPGLEQYAYGWWVKPLKLNDGKTEVVTVGHSGGINGFNALLIRVPERKELVVVLDNTSRGDKLGGIVAGVLSILHGIKPQQPLREISEVMMETLAKASVTEGVARYKALKATKAAEYDFSEQQLNRVGYQLLGSGRLADAIEIFKLNVEMFPQSGNTYDSLGEAYLASGNEELALVNYRRALELDPSNANAAKTLERLEKAGGSAGKKAKAE; this is encoded by the coding sequence ATGAATTGGCTCAACGCACGCATACGCATGGTCGTCGCGCTCCTGGTCTTCGCGCTGGTCGGCTCCACCGCCGACGCAGCGACGCGGCAGCAGGACATCGATCGGCTCGTCACGAAGTACCATCAACTGCGCCAGTTCAACGGTGCCCTGCTGGTCGCCGACGAGAAGGGGGTCATCCTCGAGAAGGGCTATGGCCAGGCGAACTTCGAGTGGAAGGTGCCGAATACCCCGGACACGAAGTTCCGCATCGGCTCGGTGACCAAGCAGTTCACGGCGATGCTCATCCTGCAGCTCGTCGCGGAGGGGAAGCTCGCGCTCGATGACAAGCTCACGAAGCATCTTCCGGACTATCGCAAGGACACGGGCGACCGCGTCACCATTGCCCAACTGCTGAACCACACCTCCGGAATCCCCAGCTACACGACGCCCGCGTTCTTCCAGAACGACTCGCGCGATCCCTACACGGTGGCGGACTTCGTGAAGAAGTTCGCCAGTGGCGACCTCGAGTTCGAACCCGGCACGAAGTGGTCGTACAACAACTCCGGTTACTTCCTGCTCGGCGCCATCATCGAGAAGGTCACCGGCGTGACGTACGCCCAGGCGCTGCGGCAACGGCTCTTCGAGCCACTGGGGATGAAGAGCACCGGCTACGACGTCTCCATGGAGGTGCTGCCGAAGCGAGCGAGTGGCCATCAACTCACGCCCAACGGGTACGTCAACGCCCCCTACCTGGACATGTCGCTGCCGTACGCCGCCGGCTCACTGTATTCGACGGTGAAGGACCTCTATCTCTGGGACCGCGCGCTCCACCAGCACAAGCTGCTGCCCGCTCCGCTCGAGCAACAGATGTTCACGCCAGGGCTGGAGCAGTACGCGTATGGCTGGTGGGTGAAGCCGCTCAAGCTGAACGATGGCAAGACAGAGGTCGTCACGGTTGGCCACAGTGGCGGCATCAACGGGTTCAACGCGCTGCTCATCCGTGTACCCGAGCGCAAGGAGCTCGTCGTCGTCCTGGACAACACGTCGCGTGGTGACAAACTCGGCGGCATCGTGGCCGGAGTGCTGAGCATCCTTCATGGCATCAAGCCCCAGCAGCCCCTGAGGGAAATCTCGGAAGTCATGATGGAGACCCTCGCGAAGGCGTCCGTGACGGAGGGAGTCGCCAGATACAAGGCCTTGAAGGCGACGAAAGCGGCCGAGTATGACTTCTCCGAGCAGCAGCTGAACCGCGTTGGCTATCAGCTGCTCGGCTCCGGGCGCCTGGCGGACGCGATCGAGATCTTCAAACTGAATGTGGAGATGTTCCCCCAGAGCGGGAACACCTACGACAGCCTGGGAGAAGCGTACCTGGCCAGCGGGAACGAGGAGCTGGCGCTCGTGAACTACCGCCGGGCGCTGGAGCTGGACCCCTCCAATGCGAACGCGGCGAAGACGCTCGAGCGGCTGGAGAAGGCGGGGGGTTCCGCCGGGAAGAAGGCGAAGGCCGAGTAG